The Sporosarcina ureae genomic sequence GAAATTCAAATGTCGCGTAGTGGATATTGAAGATGAAGAGCACTTCATGATGGATTACCCTATCAATATAATGACGGGTAAAACAGCATTCTTCATAGATGGTACGCAGTTACTTGTTACATTCGTAGATCAGTATAAAATGTCTTATGCATTTCGCACAGAAGTGCATAGCCGGGTCAATCAAACGATTCCCATGCTTAAACTGAAATATCCCGGTGATAAGCAATTGATTAAAATCCAAAGAAGAGAATTCGTTCGTGTCGATGCGTCATTAGACGTGGCATTACAAGCAGACTCTTCCTCTTTGCAATTGGTGTCATTGGATATTAGCGCTGGTGGATTAGCCGTCAATATGAAAAATCATGATTATTTCCCGCGAAATACAGAAGTGAAATTATTGATTGTATTGTATTTCTCGAAAACAGAAATCAAATATGTATCATGTAAAGCAAAAGTAGTAAGAAATTGGGAAAGTCAGAACCGTAGATTGAGCTCTTTCACGTTTGATGAAATAGATGATAAAGATCGACAACATATTATTCGCTATTGCTTTGAACGACAGTTAGAATTACGAAATAGCTAAAGGAAAAGTCTGTCGAGAGCAGACTTTTCCTTTTTGCTTATGGTACAATAAAGGCGTAAATGGAGGGGTTTTCATCATGACAGGTGGAATGAGAATTGCAATTGACGGACCTGCAGCAGCGGGTAAAAGTACAATTGCTAAATTAGTAGCTAAAAAATTAGGATATACGTATATCGATACAGGAGCTATGTATCGCGCCATTACTTACAAAGTACTTCAAAGCGCCACAGATCCACGTAATGAGGAAGAAATTACAAAGTTGATTGCCCAAACGGAAATCGATTTGCAACCGGACGAACAAGTGCAAAAAGTCTTGCTGGATGGTATTGAAGTAACTGACGCGATTCGTTCACACGAAGTGACGACAAATGTTTCAGCAATCGCGGCTTTGACATCTGTCCGTGAACTTTTGGTAGCTAAACAGCAGAGTCTGGCAGCAGAATCCTCCGTTGTAATGGATGGTAGGGATATTGGTACTGCTGTGTTGCCTGAGGCTGAATTGAAAATCTTCATGACAGCTTCTGTAGAAGAGCGTGCTGAGCGTCGTTTACTAGAAGAACAGAAGCGTGGAATGAAATCGGATTATGAAACATTGAAAAGGGAAATAAGCGAAAGAGATCAAGCGGACAGCGAACGAAAAATTTCTCCATTAAAAAAAGCAGAAGATGCGATTATAATTGACACAACAGGGAAGACAATAGAAGAAGTGACAAATAGTATTGTCGAATATGCCGAAAAGAGGTTGGCTCAATGAATTTATATCCACTTGGCAAGTTTTTGATTAGTACTGTTTGTTTTCCACTTTATCGAATTAAGGTAATCGGCAAAGAAAACTTCCCGAAACAAGGCGGTGTGCTTTTGTGCACCAATCATATAGATAATTTAGATCCGCCTATAGTCGGTATTACATGTCCGAGAACAGTTCATTTTATGGCCAAAGAAGAGCTATTTGATAAGCCGATTCTTAAAACGTTGTTACCAAAAGTACAAGCATATCCCGTAAAACGTGGCATGAGTGACCGAGAAGCATTCCGTAAAACCATTAAACTATTACGCGAAGACAAAGTGGTAGGTCTTTTCCCTGAAGGAACTAGAAGCAAAACGGGGGAAATTGGAAAAGGTTTGGCGGGCGCAGGATTCTTTGCTCTTAAAGGTGGAGATGCAAAAGTCGTTCCGTGTGCAATCATCGGGCCGTATAAAGCCTTTTCGCAACTGAAAGTCGTCTACGGGGAAGCTATGGATATGACGCCTTATCGTGAAAGAAAAGCATCTGCTGAAGAGGTAACGGAAGCGATTATGGCAGAGATATCCAAGTTGATTGAACAGTATAAATAAAAGAATAATTGCAATTTTTTGTTTTTAAGTCTCAATTCGCATAATATAGAGATAGGATCATTATGGAGGAGGACTACATATGACTGAAGAGATGAATATGGATGAAGTTAAAGAATACGGTGAAGGTGCACACGTAACGGGTGTAGTGACAAAGGTTGAAGAGAAATCAGTGACTGTTGAAATCGCTGGCGCTCCTTTTGACGGTGTGATTCCGATCAGTGAACTTTCAAGCTTGCATATTGAAAAAGCAGCAGATGCAGTCTCAATTGGTGATGAATTACAATTAGCGATTACCAAGGTGGAAGATGAGATGTATGTCTTGTCTAAGCGTCAAGTAGATGCAGAAAATGCATGGGATTCATTAGAGGAGAAATTTGAAAGTGGCGAAATCATCGAGACAGATGTAAAGGATGTAGTAAAGGGCGGACTGGTTGTCGACCTTGGCGTTCGCGGATTTATTCCAGCTTCTTTAGTAGAAGATCACTTCGTTGAATCGTTTGATGATTATAAAGGACGTACGATGACATTTAAAATCGTTGAAATGGATAAAGAAAAGAACCGCTTAATCTTGTCTCACCGTGCTGTCGTTCAAGCGCAGAACGAGCAGAAAAAAGAAGCTGCGCTTTCTGAAATTCAAGAAGGTGACATTCTCGACGGTACAGTACAACGCATCGCTTCATTTGGTGCATTCGTTGATATCGGTGGCGTAGATGGTTTGGTTCATATTTCGCAAATTTCACACGGGCACATTGAAAGTGTGTCAGACGTGCTGAAAGAAGGAGACGAGATCCAAGTTAAAGTATTGTCTGTAGACCGTGATGCAGAACGTGTATCTTTATCCATTAAAGATACATTGCCTGGACCATGGGAAAATATCGAAGAAAAAGCAGAAGTGGGCTCTGTACTGGATGGTACGGTGAAACGGCTTGTAGCATATGGTGCATTCGTCGAGATTTTGCCCGGCGTAGAAGGACTCGTTCACATCTCACGTATTGCACATGAGCATATCGGCACACCGCAAGAAGTCCTTGAAGAAGGCCAAACTATACAAGTAAAAGTATTAGACGTAAATCCGCAGGAAAAACGAATCTCATTGAGCATTAAAGATCTTATTGAAAAGCCACAAGAAACACGTGAAGAAAACTTTAGTTATGAAATGCCTGAAGAAACAACTGGCTTCTCTTTAGGAGATGTCATCGGTGATCAACTGAAGAAATTCCAAAAATAAACTTCAGAATGTAATAAACTAGCCACAAATGATAAATAAGCGTAATTGGAATGATGATGCTTTCATATGCATCATCATTCTTTTTGTGTATAATATTCAAAGATAGGTCGGAAGGGTGTTATGAAAGAAAATGAAAAAACCAACAGTAGCAATCGTAGGAAGACCAAACGTCGGTAAGTCGACAATCTTTAACCGGATCGTAGGCGAACGTATTTCTATCGTAGAAGACGTTGCCGGTGTAACGCGAGATCGTATATACAGCGCAGCAGATTGGTTGAATTATGAATTTAACTTAATCGATACAGGCGGTATTGAACTTAGTAGTGAACCATTACTTGACCAAATCCGTATGCAAGCTGAAATTGCCATTGAAGAAGCGGACGTCATCATCTTTTTGACGAATGGTAGAGATGGTGTGACAGATTCAGATGAACAAGTGGCACGTATGCTGTATAAAACGAACAAGCCAGTCGTATTGGCAGTGAATAAAGTAGATAATCCAGAGATGAGAGATATGGTCTATGATTTTTACTCACTTGGATTTGGCGAACCGTATCCACTTTCAGGATCACACGGTCTAGGACTTGGTGATTTATTGGATGCAGTCGCAGAAAGCTTTAAAGATATGAATTTAGAAGAAGAGGAAGACGATTCCATCAAGTTCTGTTTAATTGGACGCCCGAATGTCGGAAAATCGTCACTAGTTAACGCGTTACTTGGTGAAGATCGTGTCATCGTAAGCGATATCGCTGGAACGACAACAGATGCAATTGACTCTACAAAAGTAATAGAAGGACAAGAATTTAAAATTATCGATACTGCGGGAATGCGTAAAAAAGGGAAGGTATACGAAAATACAGAGAAATACAGTGTATTACGTGCCTTAAAAGCGATTGACCGCTCTGATGTTGTATTGATTGTCTTAAACGCAGAAGAAGGTATTCGTGAACAGGACAAACGTGTAGCTGGTTTTGCGGAAGAGGCAGGAAAAGGTGTCATGTTCGTTGTGAATAAATGGGATACTCTTGAAAAAGATGATAAGACGATGAATAATTTCATCGATGATATTCGCGATCAGTTTAGATTCCTTGATTATGCACCTATTTTCTTTGTTTCTGCTAAAACAAAGCAACGCGTGCATACATTATTCTCCAATATCCAATTGATCAGTGAAAATCATGCGATGCGTATTCAATCGAGTGTCTTGAATGAGGTAGTAGAGGATGCAGTGGCTAGAAATCCTGCGCCTTCAGATAAAGGACGTCGTTTGCGGATTTATTATGCAACACAAGTTGCTGTGAAGCCGCCGACATTCGTGGTCTTTGTCAATGAACCAGAACTTATGCACTTTTCTTATGAACGCTTTTTACAGAACAGATTACGTGAAGCCTTTGGATTTGAAGGTACACCCATCCGTTTAATCACAAGAGCAAGAAGCTAACTACACAAATAGAAAGGGTGGAGGTAATGGAAAAAGTCTCTATAATCGGGGCAGGCAGTTGGGGGACCGCGCTAGCTGTTGTGCTGGCTGAAAATGGACATGATAGCTTAATTTGGACGAGACGTGCAGAACAAGCAGATGAAATCCATAATCAGCACACGAACAACCGGTATTTGCCAGATGTGAAACTGCCCGATAACCTTAACTCTACTAGTGAACTACAAATGGCGGTCCAACATGCGAAAACGATTATACTTGCCGTACCGACTGTTGCGATGCGTGAAACTTGTCGCCGTATACAGGAATTATTAACTGAACCTGCTTTATTTGTCCATGTCTCCAAAGGAATTGATCCGAATTCATTGGAACGGATTTCTGAAATCATTGCAGATGAAATCGATGAAACATTGCGTGAAGCCATTGTCGTGCTGTCTGGACCGAGTCATGCGGAGGAAGTCGTACTTAGACATCCGACAACAGTAGCGGTCGCTTCAAGCAACATGGAAGCGGCAGAACGGGTACAGGATTTATTCATGAGCAATTATTTCCGTGTCTATACGAATAAAGATGTGATTGGTGTGGAGCTTGGCGGGGCATTGAAAAATGTCATCGCTTTAGCTGCCGGAATTTCTGACGGTCTAGGTTACGGTGATAATGCAAAGGCTGCTCTTATTACGAGAGGCCTAGCAGAAATCACACGTCTGGGTGTTAAAATGGGTGCGGATCAACAAACATTTTCTGGATTAACGGGACTCGGCGATTTGGTCGTTACATGTACAAGTGTTCACTCTAGAAACTGGCGGGCAGGAAACTTACTTGGAAAAGGTCAGTCTCTAGAAAGAGTGACTGAAGAAATGGGCATGGTCATAGAAGGTGTGCGTACTACGAAGGCCGCGTTTCAGTTAGCGCAGCAGTTTAATGTCAACATGCCGTTGACAGAAGCTCTGTATTCCATACTATTTGGAGGGATTCCCCCTAAACAAGCCGTGGATCAATTAATGACTCGCGGTAAGAAACAAGAAATCGATACATTTTTCGGTATTTAAACAGTAGGAGGGTGACAATTTTGTCCTCGTTAGATAAAATGTGGCTATCTTTTTACGCAATGGGATTCATGGTGGTTTCAATGGGCTTGATTTATTTGAGTCGATATAAAATAAAAAACCGTGTAGTACAGATTCTATTTGCGATTATTGCCTATACACTATTAATTTCATCGTTCTTCGCAATGGTCTATTTAGTATTCAACGGACCGACTGGAGGGGCGTAACGTATGAACAAACGAATCTTTATATTTTCAATGATACTCTGTGGACTTTTGTTGTCTGCCTGTGGCGGTCGCCCACCTGAAGAAAAACAAGCAAGTGAGACACCGTATCCTGAACTTCAAGAAACAATCCAGAAAGCTGTAGAGCGCTATCAAGAACAATCAGGCGGTCTATTACCAATTAAAACACGCGATCAAGAAACCGATCAATTCATCAAATATCCAATCGAGTTCTCAAAAATCGTGCCGGACTTCACTGAAAAGATTCCGTCCAACGCATTCGAAAACGGTGGCATCTTCCAATATGTTCTCATGGATGTGGAAGAAAATCCTACCGTTAAGCTAGTCGATTTGCGTATAACTGAAAAACTACGCGACTTAAACTTGCGTAAATTTATTAACGGAGAACTACCATTCCTAGATCCGGTCGGCGACAACGTCTATGAAGTAGACTTCAAGAAAATGGGCTTCAAAGAACCACTAACTGTCCAGAGCCCATACTCTGACGCTCACTTACCCATCGTAGTAGGCGGCGACGGAAACTTCTATGTAGATTATTCCATCGACCTCAACAAGATCTTGATGGAACAAAAGCCTAAAATAGAAGCAGGCAAAGACATCCGTTATCTACTATACGAAAACTCCCTAGTACTTCCGGCATACTCCTTGCCGTACACAGTTGACGAAAACAACGAACCCGTGTTTATGAAGAAATAACGTTCTTTAATTTGTAGGTGACCCCATGTACCAGCACTTGAACTTTACATATTTCAAAGAGCGATACAAACTGTCCCATGATATAACTAGGATTGGTACGGAAGATGGGACGACTCTGGGAGGATCAGCCTGACAGGTGAGACCGCTAAAGGAACGCAGTGACTAGCGGGCTCACCGCGGGCCCTCCAGAAAGCGTTTCTATCTGGAGTACCAATCCCGAACGGTTACAAAGTTTATTAACTAAATTAGTAGCATTACCCAAAAACGTTTCATGCATTTATGCATGAAACGTTTTTCTATTTCATAAGCTACAATGCGGAGAAAAAGGAGGGCTAATGATGAAAGAAGAACTATACGAAAACTTAGCTAGAAGAACAGACGGCGATATTTATATAGGTGTGGTAGGCCCTGTTCGAGTAGGGAAATCCACTTTTGTCAAACGAGTCATGGAGGAAGTCGTAATCCCCAACATGACGGATGCCAACGATCGGATACGCGCACAAGACGAACTTCCCCAAAGTTCACCAGGTCCCGTAATCATGACTGCAGAACCTAAATTCGTACCTGCCCAAGGCACAAGCGTTTCAATAGGGGATGGCGAGCTGGAATTCCAAATTCGCCTAGCAGACTGTGTAGGTTACGTCATCGACGGTGTCAAAGGATATGAGGACGAGGATGGACCGAAATACGTTCATACACCATGGCACAATGAGCCGATCCCGTTCCAGGAAGCGGCACGCATCGGAACAGACAAGGTTATTCGTGATCACTCCACTATAGGGATCTTGCTGACGACAGACGGCACGGTAAACAATATTTCACGTGCAGCCGCTGAAGTGGCTGAGAAAGAAATTGTTTCGAAATTGCAAGAGATTGGTAAACCATTCGTCATTGTATTAAATTCTAAAATGCCTGCCCATGAAAAAGCATTGGAACTGAAACAGCAATTACATGAAAAATATGGTGTTCCAGTAATTGCTATTAGTGCGGATCAGCTCAATGCAGCAGAGATCCAGCTCATTCTTAAAGAAGCGTTGTATGAATTCCCTATCACGGACATTGAATTGCAACGTCCTGACTGGATGGAGGAGCTTGGAGATAGCCATAAGCTGAATGCACGTATCGATCAGCTAATCACAGATGGATTCCTTGGTGTCTCTAAGATTCGTAAAGTTCAGGAGATTGCGGAGCTATTGCAAGAAGAAGAATTTATTAGACAAGCGGAAGTGGTGGAAGTTGATGCAGGTAAAGGCCGCGCCATCGTGAAGATTGATATGGATGAGCAAGCCTTTGTTAATGTGTGTGAAGAGTTCATGGGAACAGAAATGCGCTCAAAAAAAGATTGGCTAATCTTCATTCAAGAGGCAGTTAAAGCAAAAAAATCCTATGATATGTATGCGGAAGCAATTGATACAGCAAAAAAATCAGGTTATGGTGTAGCGTTGCCTTCCATTGAAGATTTTCAGCCAACTGCTCCTGAGTTGATTAAACAAGACACGTTTTATGGTGTGAAAATGAAAGCGAAAGCCCCTTCACTTCACATTATTCGAATCGACATGGAAGCGGAATTTGCTCCATTAATCGGCTCCGAATTCCATAGTCATCACTTGTTGAAAGAGTTGAAAAATGCGTATTTACATGATCGTGAAGCATTATGGGAAACCCAATTATTTGGTACACCATTGCATGAAGTCATGAAAGAAAGTATCCGATATAAGACTGCCGCAGTTCCAGATCGAGCTAGAAAACGCTTGCGTGAAACAATTGAACAAATGGTTAATGATGGGAATAAAGGTATGATTACGTTTATTGTTTGAGGTGAAAAATTAAGAAAACCACACAAAAAATGTAGTTTAAAATGAAGAAAGATCCGTCAAAAACGGGTCTTTTTTCTATGCTTTTCTATCAAAATCGCTTGAAATGCCGTGAATAAAGGAAAAGCGCGATAATATTGTTGCACCGTAGTTTTTCTTATGTTACTCTTTTTACAGTGTTAACAGCAATAGCATCCCCCTTTGAGAGGAGGTGAACGGTGTGAATAAAACAGAATTAATTAACTCTGTGGCAGAAGCGGCAGGTCTAACAAAAAAAGACGCAACTAAAGCTGTTGAAGCTGTATTCGATACAATTCAATCGACTCTTGCTAACGGTGATAAAGTTCAATTGATTGGTTTCGGAAACTTCGAAGTACGCGAACGTGCTGCACGTAAAGGACGTAACCCACAATCAGGCGAAGAAATCGAAATCGCTGCAAGTAAAGTTCCAGCTTTCAAAGCAGGTAAAGCACTTAAAGACGCAGTAAAATAATTTGAGATTTTACATAGGAGTCCGTCCAGCAAATCTGTTCATCAGATGGCCATGGATGGACTCCTTTCCGTTTTTTTATTGGTATACATAAGGAAGTACAAGTAACTATACGGAATGAATGGAATGTGCTAATATTTTGGGGAAATAGGTTTAGTTCCTACAAGGAGGACATGCTGTTATGAAAGAGCAAGATATAAATAAATTAGAACAGGCAGTTACAATGATACTGGAAGCGATCGGTGAAGATCCGACTCGTGAAGGATTACTTGAGACGCCAAAACGTGTTGCTAAAATGTATCAAGAGGTATTTGAAGGTTTAAATAAAGACCCAAGAGAGTATTTTGATACAGTATTCCATGAGAATCATGATGAAGTGGTATTGGTGAAAGACATTCCTTTTTATTCCATGTGCGAACATCACTTAGTTCCGTTTTTCGGTGTAGCACACGTAGCATATATTCCGCGTAATGGAGTAGTTGCAGGTTTGAGCAAGTTGGCAAGAGCTGTTGAAACAGCAGCACGTCGTCCACAATTGCAAGAACGCATTACATCCAGTGTGGCAGATGCCATGATGGAAAAGTTGAATCCCCATGGTGTCTATATCATTATCGAAGCTGAACATATGTGTATGACGATGAGAGGAATTAAGAAGCCAGGAGCTAAAACCATCACGACTGTAGCTAGAGGAATCTATGAACATGATGATGTGAAACGTGCTGAAATTTTATCTCTCATTAGAACGCACTAAGGTCTTTGCCGAGCGCTTGCTGTATATGCTATCATTAGAATTATATATAGACTGGAGATGCGAAAATGACACAACCAGATTATCTAATTATCAAAGCGAAAAAAGATGGAGTGAATGTTATTGGGCTCACGAGAGGCAATGACACCAAGTTTCACCATACCGAAAAGCTGGATAGAGGAGAAGTCATGATCGCGCAGTTTACCGAGCATACCTCCGCTATTAAGATTCGGGGAGAAGCTGAAATTCATACAGCTCACGGCGTAATTGCCAGTGAAGAAAAAGAATGACCGTATCCTTACGGGAATGGAGCTTACTGATGGAA encodes the following:
- a CDS encoding flagellar brake protein, which encodes MRLSIGTVLTLEKDYTEESEKFKCRVVDIEDEEHFMMDYPINIMTGKTAFFIDGTQLLVTFVDQYKMSYAFRTEVHSRVNQTIPMLKLKYPGDKQLIKIQRREFVRVDASLDVALQADSSSLQLVSLDISAGGLAVNMKNHDYFPRNTEVKLLIVLYFSKTEIKYVSCKAKVVRNWESQNRRLSSFTFDEIDDKDRQHIIRYCFERQLELRNS
- the cmk gene encoding (d)CMP kinase; translation: MTGGMRIAIDGPAAAGKSTIAKLVAKKLGYTYIDTGAMYRAITYKVLQSATDPRNEEEITKLIAQTEIDLQPDEQVQKVLLDGIEVTDAIRSHEVTTNVSAIAALTSVRELLVAKQQSLAAESSVVMDGRDIGTAVLPEAELKIFMTASVEERAERRLLEEQKRGMKSDYETLKREISERDQADSERKISPLKKAEDAIIIDTTGKTIEEVTNSIVEYAEKRLAQ
- a CDS encoding lysophospholipid acyltransferase family protein, which codes for MNLYPLGKFLISTVCFPLYRIKVIGKENFPKQGGVLLCTNHIDNLDPPIVGITCPRTVHFMAKEELFDKPILKTLLPKVQAYPVKRGMSDREAFRKTIKLLREDKVVGLFPEGTRSKTGEIGKGLAGAGFFALKGGDAKVVPCAIIGPYKAFSQLKVVYGEAMDMTPYRERKASAEEVTEAIMAEISKLIEQYK
- the rpsA gene encoding 30S ribosomal protein S1, translated to MTEEMNMDEVKEYGEGAHVTGVVTKVEEKSVTVEIAGAPFDGVIPISELSSLHIEKAADAVSIGDELQLAITKVEDEMYVLSKRQVDAENAWDSLEEKFESGEIIETDVKDVVKGGLVVDLGVRGFIPASLVEDHFVESFDDYKGRTMTFKIVEMDKEKNRLILSHRAVVQAQNEQKKEAALSEIQEGDILDGTVQRIASFGAFVDIGGVDGLVHISQISHGHIESVSDVLKEGDEIQVKVLSVDRDAERVSLSIKDTLPGPWENIEEKAEVGSVLDGTVKRLVAYGAFVEILPGVEGLVHISRIAHEHIGTPQEVLEEGQTIQVKVLDVNPQEKRISLSIKDLIEKPQETREENFSYEMPEETTGFSLGDVIGDQLKKFQK
- the der gene encoding ribosome biogenesis GTPase Der, producing the protein MKKPTVAIVGRPNVGKSTIFNRIVGERISIVEDVAGVTRDRIYSAADWLNYEFNLIDTGGIELSSEPLLDQIRMQAEIAIEEADVIIFLTNGRDGVTDSDEQVARMLYKTNKPVVLAVNKVDNPEMRDMVYDFYSLGFGEPYPLSGSHGLGLGDLLDAVAESFKDMNLEEEEDDSIKFCLIGRPNVGKSSLVNALLGEDRVIVSDIAGTTTDAIDSTKVIEGQEFKIIDTAGMRKKGKVYENTEKYSVLRALKAIDRSDVVLIVLNAEEGIREQDKRVAGFAEEAGKGVMFVVNKWDTLEKDDKTMNNFIDDIRDQFRFLDYAPIFFVSAKTKQRVHTLFSNIQLISENHAMRIQSSVLNEVVEDAVARNPAPSDKGRRLRIYYATQVAVKPPTFVVFVNEPELMHFSYERFLQNRLREAFGFEGTPIRLITRARS
- a CDS encoding NAD(P)H-dependent glycerol-3-phosphate dehydrogenase, which encodes MEKVSIIGAGSWGTALAVVLAENGHDSLIWTRRAEQADEIHNQHTNNRYLPDVKLPDNLNSTSELQMAVQHAKTIILAVPTVAMRETCRRIQELLTEPALFVHVSKGIDPNSLERISEIIADEIDETLREAIVVLSGPSHAEEVVLRHPTTVAVASSNMEAAERVQDLFMSNYFRVYTNKDVIGVELGGALKNVIALAAGISDGLGYGDNAKAALITRGLAEITRLGVKMGADQQTFSGLTGLGDLVVTCTSVHSRNWRAGNLLGKGQSLERVTEEMGMVIEGVRTTKAAFQLAQQFNVNMPLTEALYSILFGGIPPKQAVDQLMTRGKKQEIDTFFGI
- a CDS encoding DUF2768 domain-containing protein; translation: MTILSSLDKMWLSFYAMGFMVVSMGLIYLSRYKIKNRVVQILFAIIAYTLLISSFFAMVYLVFNGPTGGA
- a CDS encoding lipoprotein, translated to MNKRIFIFSMILCGLLLSACGGRPPEEKQASETPYPELQETIQKAVERYQEQSGGLLPIKTRDQETDQFIKYPIEFSKIVPDFTEKIPSNAFENGGIFQYVLMDVEENPTVKLVDLRITEKLRDLNLRKFINGELPFLDPVGDNVYEVDFKKMGFKEPLTVQSPYSDAHLPIVVGGDGNFYVDYSIDLNKILMEQKPKIEAGKDIRYLLYENSLVLPAYSLPYTVDENNEPVFMKK
- the spoIVA gene encoding stage IV sporulation protein A, with product MMKEELYENLARRTDGDIYIGVVGPVRVGKSTFVKRVMEEVVIPNMTDANDRIRAQDELPQSSPGPVIMTAEPKFVPAQGTSVSIGDGELEFQIRLADCVGYVIDGVKGYEDEDGPKYVHTPWHNEPIPFQEAARIGTDKVIRDHSTIGILLTTDGTVNNISRAAAEVAEKEIVSKLQEIGKPFVIVLNSKMPAHEKALELKQQLHEKYGVPVIAISADQLNAAEIQLILKEALYEFPITDIELQRPDWMEELGDSHKLNARIDQLITDGFLGVSKIRKVQEIAELLQEEEFIRQAEVVEVDAGKGRAIVKIDMDEQAFVNVCEEFMGTEMRSKKDWLIFIQEAVKAKKSYDMYAEAIDTAKKSGYGVALPSIEDFQPTAPELIKQDTFYGVKMKAKAPSLHIIRIDMEAEFAPLIGSEFHSHHLLKELKNAYLHDREALWETQLFGTPLHEVMKESIRYKTAAVPDRARKRLRETIEQMVNDGNKGMITFIV
- a CDS encoding HU family DNA-binding protein, which encodes MNKTELINSVAEAAGLTKKDATKAVEAVFDTIQSTLANGDKVQLIGFGNFEVRERAARKGRNPQSGEEIEIAASKVPAFKAGKALKDAVK
- the folE gene encoding GTP cyclohydrolase I FolE, with protein sequence MKEQDINKLEQAVTMILEAIGEDPTREGLLETPKRVAKMYQEVFEGLNKDPREYFDTVFHENHDEVVLVKDIPFYSMCEHHLVPFFGVAHVAYIPRNGVVAGLSKLARAVETAARRPQLQERITSSVADAMMEKLNPHGVYIIIEAEHMCMTMRGIKKPGAKTITTVARGIYEHDDVKRAEILSLIRTH
- the mtrB gene encoding trp RNA-binding attenuation protein MtrB, with amino-acid sequence MTQPDYLIIKAKKDGVNVIGLTRGNDTKFHHTEKLDRGEVMIAQFTEHTSAIKIRGEAEIHTAHGVIASEEKE